Within the Legionella pneumophila subsp. pneumophila str. Philadelphia 1 genome, the region GTAAAAGGATTTATCATTAAGAAATTAGCTTTAGTTGGTTCAGGTATTAAATCTATATCTCATTTCACATTTGAATTTAATACTTACACTACCAGTGCAGATAAGGTTTTGTATTTGGTTAACGAGCCTATTACTAAACAATGGATAGAACGTTATTCAAAATTGTCAGAATCTCTTGATCCGATATATTTTGCTGAAAATGATCGACAGATTTCTTATGATAAAATAAGGGATAAAATTCTTACTGAGCTGGAAACACATAATTTTATTACGGTGGTACTTTATGGGCACCCTACAGTTTTCGCAGATCCTGGCTTACAGTCTATAATTATAGCTCAAAAAAAATCGATTGAAACAATAGTCTTACCTGGTATTTCTGTTGAAAATTGCCTCTATGCAGATCTTAAAATTGATCCCGGACAATTCGGATGTTTCCATGTAGAGGCAACAGAATTATTGCTATATGATAAAATTATCGATCCTACGGTACACCTTTGTATTTGGCAGCCAGGTATGATTGGCAATCGCTCTGTACCTAAACCAAATCAAAAAAGTAATCATTTAGAGTTACTAAGAATCAAATTAAAAAAATATTACCCAGACGACCATATATCTATTCTTTATGAGGCGTCAATGTACCCAGGTGTTGAACCAATAATACATAAATTCCCATTATATGATATTGAAGATCAAAACATTGGAACACTTTCAACATTATATATCCCCCCTCTTCCCCAAAGGAAACCTAATTTAGATAT harbors:
- a CDS encoding SAM-dependent methyltransferase, whose amino-acid sequence is MKKLALVGSGIKSISHFTFEFNTYTTSADKVLYLVNEPITKQWIERYSKLSESLDPIYFAENDRQISYDKIRDKILTELETHNFITVVLYGHPTVFADPGLQSIIIAQKKSIETIVLPGISVENCLYADLKIDPGQFGCFHVEATELLLYDKIIDPTVHLCIWQPGMIGNRSVPKPNQKSNHLELLRIKLKKYYPDDHISILYEASMYPGVEPIIHKFPLYDIEDQNIGTLSTLYIPPLPQRKPNLDILKQITS